The genome window AGCAGGTGCGCCGCACGATCCAACTCGGCGACCAGTACCGTCTCCGGAACCCGTTCGAGGCGGACCGCATGGCCGTGGAGTTCGTCTCGCGCGACAGCTCCGAGGCGGTGGTGTTCGCTTTCCAGACCCTGGAGACCACGAAAATGGCCGGCGCCTCCAGCCGCGGCTCCACCCGTCTTACCCTGCACGGCCTGGACCCGCAGGCCACATATCGGGTGGATTACGGTGAGCACAGCGAGGAAATATCCGGAGAAATTCTTATGGCTGCGGGGATCGAGCCGGAGCTTGACGGCAATTATTCCAGTTGCATGATCGTTCTCCGCAGGCTGGACTGAGGCGCAAAAGAAACGCCGGGCCGTGGTCACCCACGGCCCGGCATCTATATCGGCCAGCCAATCACATCCTCTGCCTCACCCGCAGCCCCTTCCTCCCCCATGCACCCCAACGAGGCTGGCCGAACAACGGCAGCCGCAAGCGGCGGCCGGATTAGTCAGTGTCAGAGGGCCAGTGAACTGGTCACGCCCGTGACACCCATCACCCGCTTGACTTCACGCGGGATGTTATCCTTCTCCCACAGCGTGCCCACCGTGCCGCTCAACGATACCCGGCCAGCGGTCACACTGGCCTTGACCTTGTCCTTGGCCAGGGGGAAATGGTCCTCGATCGTGGCGTTCACCAGGGCCTGGATATCCTGATCGGACATGGGCTTGGAGGTCTTGGCCAGCACCTGGATGTTGTTTTCCATCCCCTTGACCCCATCCTGGTACACAGTCACCTTCTCGGCCGCTTCCATTTCCTTGAAAGTCTGCACCTTACCGGCCAGGGTGACCATACCTTCATTCACGTTGACCGCGATGTCCTCGGGCGCCAGGATGCGGCTGTTTATCCTGAGGCCGTCGACAATCTGGTTCTTGATCTGCTGATCGGTCATGGGCTCGGGCGGGAGCACCTTGATTTCCACCGCGACCTTCTTCACCCCTTTGACCCGGCTGGCGATCTCGTAGATATCGTACTCATCGGCCAGGGTGCTCACCTCGCCTTTCAGGACCACCTCGCCCGGGGCCTTGACCTCCACCCGCACCGGCACACCTTCGTAGTAGCGGCTCAGGGCGCCCTCGATCTCATGGTCGAGAGTCCGGGTCGGTGAAGCGGCGAAAAGGGCCTGCATGGCGAACAGCGATAACGCGCTCAGAATCAGAGCAATCTTCCCATCCCATTTGGCTGACATTGCAGCCTCCTTTTTTCTGCTTGGGAAACCCCTGTTTCCCATGGTGTTCAGAGTCAACCCCGTTACGATGCGGCAACGAACAGCGTCGACTATGCTACTTCAAGCCCAGTCCTCCTACCCGGTCGCCGGGTGTGCACTTACCTTTCAGCCTGTCAATGTTAACCGGAACGTTGTTTTTTTCTTCCGGTCCTGGCGTGTCAAGATGCAACAAGCGTACCCGATTGCGAGGAGCCCGCCGGATGCCCGTCATTCAAGGATTTACCCGGCCAGCCCTCCGGCCTTGCCCCGGCGCCCCCACCGGATTACCCGAGAACAAACCCGCCTTTACCCCAAAGGGGGCAGGCTTGCCCTAAACGCACCCAGGCCCCGCGGCAACAAAAAAACGGGGCCTCCGCTCAGGAGACCCCGTTACACTCCGACCGCCGCAAATTACCAGTGTCAATTCATCAATCTGTCAACCCCGGATGCGTTCAGGGCTTAGCCTCCGCCGCCTGCGGCAGCCCGAAATCCACGCTCACTCGCACAGGCCGCTGCATGTTCGCATGGTGGATCGGGTCGGTCATCTCCTGCGTGTGGCAGAGGGCGCAGGAACTGTTGGCCCCGATCGTGTAAGGGCTGCCCTGGTACTGCAGCGGCTGGATCACGTCCCGCAGCTCGCCGGCCGGGTTACGCGCCGGGTAGACCGCGTGGGTGGAGCCGTGGCAGGCGATACACTTGATCTGGGCGTTGTCGTGGTACATCCGGTAGAGGTACTGCGGCTCCTCGTTGTACTTGTTGAACGCCGTGGCCCCCGGCTCGGGCGGCTGGAAATCGACATGGCAGCCGAAACAGTCCGGGCTCTCGAGCCACGGGGTGCGCGGCTTGACCGCGCCCAGGCTGTCGACCGCGCGCGGTGCGAGGTTCGCCATCAGTCCGGCCGTGGAGGGCTTCTCGGTCTGCTTGGTCAGAAGGCTCAGGGCCATGTCCTCGATCGCCCCGTGGCAGCGCGAGCAGTGCATGTTGACCGAGGCCTCGCCGTGCACCCCTCGCAGGCAGCGGGTCAGACGCTCGAAAGCGACGGGGTGGCACATGGCGCAGGAGTGGTCATCCATGCCGCGCAGGTAGTTGGCGTGCCAGCCGTGCATGGCCCCCGAGAGGTTCAACACGCCGGGCTTGCCCTCGGCGCCCAGGGCCGGGTCGGCGTGACAGCTCTGGCAAAGCTTGGGATGCCCGGCCAGGGCGTCCTTGTACAGGGTCGTCCCATTGATCCGGTCGTGGGCCTGAAGGATATTGCCCGCGGTCTCGGTGGAGATTCCGGCCACGCCTTCCCAGCGCGGCGCACCGCCGTGGCAACGCCAGCAGTCGGCCTCGGAGGAAACCGGAGCCACGGCCATGGTGCTGGCCAGCACCTGTCCGGTGGCGCTGTCCACCGCCTGCACGTGGACCAGCGGGTAGGCGTTGAACTTGCCGTCGTCCCGGTACGGCGAGATCGGTATCCACTTGGCCACGTACTTTTCGGCGTCGGCTTCCAGGTCCATGGTGCCGCTGGCGCTCTTGCCGGCCAAGCCGACTCCCGGCTGCAGATCGGCCCCGTAATTCTCCTTGACGTATTTCCAGAATGCGAGCTGCTCCTCGGGCTTCCGGTTGCCCGGTTCCAGCTCGTACTTGATCTGCACCCCGCTCGTGACCAGCACCGGCTTCGGGTCGCGCCGGATAAGCTGGGCCTCCAGCGTGTTGGCCGGGGGCAGGAAACTGAACATCTCGTCGCAGTCCGAGATACAGTGCATGCCCAGGTCGTTCCAGACCAGCAGCACGTACTGATCGTTCTTGGGGTCGAACGGCGGGATCTGCGGGTTCTCTTTCCAGATCAGGTCACTCTCGACTTCCGGCAAGGGCTTGGTATCGGACAGCGGACGGCCCTGCAGTTCTGAGTGTATATAGGTGGCCAGGGCCTCGCGCTCTGCGGCCGTGCCCACGAAAGGCGGCATGTAGGCCAGCACCTTGCCCTGGCCGGTCAGTTGCGCCACCAGGCCGTCGTAGTTGAAATTCTCCGTGCGCTTGAGGATGTTGTTGCGCAAGCCCCCCACGCTGTGGCAGGCCAGGCATTCGAGGTTGAATATCTCGTGTCCGGCTTGCAGGCGGTTCTCGGCCGTGACCGCGTGGACAGTGGTCCACTTGGCGTGCGTGAGCACACCCTCGCTGTCAAGCTTGGGCACATCCGCCACGAGGATGGAGTTGGAGTACATGTAGTGGGCGATCACATAGGGCTTGCGCGCGGTCTCGCGGGCGTACTCGAAACCGCCCATCCAGAGAAGGCCCACCGGCACCAGGATAAACAGCGCGGCTTTCTGCAGGCCGCGGCTGCGGCTGGCGCTCATCAGCACACCCAGGATGAACACCGCCACCGTGGCGGCGTACAGCGCGCCCAGCCAGGCGCGCATGTCGGGGTTCAGCCCGAAATTGACCGCGCGGAAATTGTCCGGCACCGACCAGAAATACCACAGCCCAGCGGGCGCCAGGCCGATCAGCGGATAGAGCAGCCACTTGGTGCAGTAGCGCACCAGGCGCTGGCGCAGCTCGTCGCTTTCCAGGTGCACGGTGGTCACGTAGCCGAACACGCCGGCGAACATCAGGGCGATGAACGTGCGGAAGAACAGCGACGGCCAGTAGGTGGGGTTGAAGAACCCGGCCCAGAACTCATGGGCTTCCAGCCAGCCGCCCGGGGTGAGCATGAAATCGATGATGCCGTTGATGACGAACAGGCTGAGCCAGGCGAAGGCGAAATACAGCCCGGCCAGCCAGAGACGCTGGTTGCGGCTCAAGCGGTCGAAGAAATAGTAGTAGATCAGCACCGAGACTATCTCTCCGACAAAGAACACGTACTCGATGGCCCAGCCGAAAACGAAGGTGTGGATCAGCGTGGTGGTGGCCGCGGGGCTCACCAGTGCGATGATGAACCAGATCCCCACCCCGGTCACCGCGCCGAACACATTGGTCAGAAGGACGAAGAACACGATATATTTCTTGAGGTAGGCGTGCACCTGGCCGTCGCCCTCGCGGAAACCTTTCAGGTCGGTGAGCCAGACAAACAGCCCGCCGCCCACCGCCAGGTGCGCCACGTATACGTGGATCACCGCCATCAGCGCGATCAGGGTCGGTCCCCCGATCCAGAGCGTTTCCCAGACCGGATAGTTCACAGCGCCCCCTTCCTGGCCGAGGCGGCCACGGCCCAGCGCAGCATCACGCCCACGATCACCAGCCCCACCACCAGCACGGCCAGGAACAGGCCGAACACGCCGTACATCGGGGTGACAGTCAGGCTTTCCACCTGGAAATAGGGCTTCAGGTACAGGTAGCGCAGGAACGTGCGCATAAGCACCATCGCCAGCATCACCACGGCGAACACACCCACGGTGAGCCAGAGTTTCTTGAGCATGGCGGCCATTATCAGGCCCAGGGCCGCAACTATCCCGGCAAACAGGACCAGGGTGTGGAGCATGCTGCCGCCCATGAACGAGAGCATGATCTCACGCGGCAGGGCCAGCAGCAGCCAGAACCCTATCACCATCTGCACCATCGTGGCGATGCCGAAAATCTTGAGCCCGGTGGCCACTCCGGCTTCGGCCTCGCCACTGCCACGCTTGCCCCGGATATGCCAGACCACCGCGCCGAACAGCCCGGCCACGGCGACAGCACCGGTGAGGAAATGCAGGTAGCGCGGCCAGAGCACCGGGGCGGCCAGACTGAGCAGGGTGCCGCCCCGGTTGTCGAAATAGCGGCTCCAGTCGCCGGGATGCAACTGGTGCGAGATGTTGTTCTGGAACATGAACGCGATGTAGAGCACCACCACGGCGCTCAGGCTCAACCAGGCCAGGCTGACCGCCCGGTTGGCGAACTTGCGGGAGTGGAAATGCGCCCCGTAGTAGGCCAGGATCAGCAGCGGAATCACCAGGATCCACCAG of bacterium contains these proteins:
- a CDS encoding BON domain-containing protein encodes the protein MSAKWDGKIALILSALSLFAMQALFAASPTRTLDHEIEGALSRYYEGVPVRVEVKAPGEVVLKGEVSTLADEYDIYEIASRVKGVKKVAVEIKVLPPEPMTDQQIKNQIVDGLRINSRILAPEDIAVNVNEGMVTLAGKVQTFKEMEAAEKVTVYQDGVKGMENNIQVLAKTSKPMSDQDIQALVNATIEDHFPLAKDKVKASVTAGRVSLSGTVGTLWEKDNIPREVKRVMGVTGVTSSLAL
- a CDS encoding c-type cytochrome → MNYPVWETLWIGGPTLIALMAVIHVYVAHLAVGGGLFVWLTDLKGFREGDGQVHAYLKKYIVFFVLLTNVFGAVTGVGIWFIIALVSPAATTTLIHTFVFGWAIEYVFFVGEIVSVLIYYYFFDRLSRNQRLWLAGLYFAFAWLSLFVINGIIDFMLTPGGWLEAHEFWAGFFNPTYWPSLFFRTFIALMFAGVFGYVTTVHLESDELRQRLVRYCTKWLLYPLIGLAPAGLWYFWSVPDNFRAVNFGLNPDMRAWLGALYAATVAVFILGVLMSASRSRGLQKAALFILVPVGLLWMGGFEYARETARKPYVIAHYMYSNSILVADVPKLDSEGVLTHAKWTTVHAVTAENRLQAGHEIFNLECLACHSVGGLRNNILKRTENFNYDGLVAQLTGQGKVLAYMPPFVGTAAEREALATYIHSELQGRPLSDTKPLPEVESDLIWKENPQIPPFDPKNDQYVLLVWNDLGMHCISDCDEMFSFLPPANTLEAQLIRRDPKPVLVTSGVQIKYELEPGNRKPEEQLAFWKYVKENYGADLQPGVGLAGKSASGTMDLEADAEKYVAKWIPISPYRDDGKFNAYPLVHVQAVDSATGQVLASTMAVAPVSSEADCWRCHGGAPRWEGVAGISTETAGNILQAHDRINGTTLYKDALAGHPKLCQSCHADPALGAEGKPGVLNLSGAMHGWHANYLRGMDDHSCAMCHPVAFERLTRCLRGVHGEASVNMHCSRCHGAIEDMALSLLTKQTEKPSTAGLMANLAPRAVDSLGAVKPRTPWLESPDCFGCHVDFQPPEPGATAFNKYNEEPQYLYRMYHDNAQIKCIACHGSTHAVYPARNPAGELRDVIQPLQYQGSPYTIGANSSCALCHTQEMTDPIHHANMQRPVRVSVDFGLPQAAEAKP